The stretch of DNA CTTCGATAATGATCGGATCGGCGGCGTCGGTAAACACCTTCGACATGTCGCGCGACTCGGCTTCGATCCGCTTTAATCGGCTGACGTCGATCAAGGTCAAGATGACCCCCTCAATCACCGATTTTGGCCGGTAGGGCAAGATCCGCATCAGCGAAGTCTGCGATTGTCCGGACTTCACCTCTTGTTCGATCATCTCGCCGGTGTCGAGAACGCTCCGCAAATCTTCAATCAAGTGGGAGTAGCGAATGCTGTGCGAAAAGCTGTCGATCCGGCGGCCGACGTCGGCCGGCACCAGGTGAAAGACGTCTCCGATCGTGGGCGTAAATTTTCGGATGCAAAGATCGCGGTCGAGGAAGATGACGCCCAGTTCGGTGCTGTGCAGCAAACTGTCGAGGTCGGCCGTTATTTCCGACAATTCGGCAATCTTCTTTTGATACTCGGCGTTGACCGTGTAAAGCTCTTCGTTGACGCTGTGCAACTCTTCGTTGGTGCTCTGCAATTCCTCGTTCGAGGCGACCAACTCTTCGTTCGTCGCTTGCAACTCTTCGTTGCTCGTCTCCATCTCTTCGACGGTTGCCTGCAGGTTCTCTTTGGCGTAACTCAGTTCGCCTTCAAGGGCTGCAATTTGATCGCGCGACGCCTCATCGAGTCCTACCGAGTCGTCCGGCTCTTCGTCGCCGCCTCCGCTTACCGACTCGACTGGTTCGAACTTCAGCAGGTAGAACTCGCCGCCCGACTGGCGATCTTGCAGCGGCTTGACCGTCAGGTTCACCAATCGCCGCTGCTCGCCTTCCTCGATCTGCAGCGCGCGAAATCGGACAGGCGCCTGCTTTTTGGCCGCTTGTTGCATGGCGGTCGACACCGGGATCCGCAGGTCGGGCAACAGCAGGTCGAGGAAGTCACGCGACGGCCGCCCGTCGCGCAGCTTCATGTACTCCGATCCGCCGCCAAACGACTGAACCAATTCGCGATGATCGTTCACCAGCAGACTCGCCGGCGCGTAGTCTTTCAGCAAGTCGTCGTAGGCCCGCAGGAGCGGACCGTCAGGCGGCGCAAGCGTGGGGGCGCTAAAGTTGGTAGCTCCCGGCGGACGGCGATACCCGGCCGATAGCGGCAGACGCATATCGGGCGGTAGACGTTTGTCGCGCCGTTTGCGAAAGACCTTCCAGCGCTCGTCGATCGCGGTGAACTCTTCCGCCAGTTCGCCTGGGGTTTCGCTCGGCCCCATCATCATGACGCCGCCGGTATTGAGGGCGAAATGAAACAGAGAGACCGCCTTTTTCTGCGCCAGCGGCTCTAAATAGATCAGCATATTGCGGCAGGTGATCAGGTCGATCTTGGTGAAGGGCGCGTCTTTGATCACGTTGTGCGGCGCAAACACGATCATCTGTCGCAAGTCTTGCGAGACGCGGAAGCCATTCTTGACGCGGGTAAAGAATCGCTCGAGCCGACTTGATGGAACTTCCGAAACGGACGACTCGGTATAGACGCCGGCGCTGGCGAATTCGAGCGACGTGCGGTGAACGTCGGTGGCGAAGATCTTCACGTTCAGCGGGCGATTCCGCTGGTCGGCGATCTCTTGGATCAAGATCGCCAGCGAGTACGCTTCTTCGCCGGTCGCGCAGCCGGCGACCCAGACGCGCAGCTCTCCGTCGGTCGACACTTTATCGATCAGCGGCGGCAAGACTTCGCTCTTCAGGCGTTCAAACGCATCGCCATCGCGGAAAAACTTGGTGACGCCGATTAACAAGTCTTTGTAAAGTCGATTCAATTCGCCGGAGTCGTTGCGCAGGCGTTCGACGTATTCGTCCAGATCGGTGATCTGGTTCATTACCAAGCGACGCTGCACGCGCCGGGCGACGGTTGTCCGTTTATAGAACGAAAAGTTGATGTCGTAGTTGGTCCGCAGCAATTGGAAGATCGCGTCAAAACCTTCCAACAGCGCCGGGTTGTTCGCGGCGTCGAAATCGGGGTCGATGACGCCATGCCGCTGCACGTAGGAAACAATCGCCGCTGGGATCCGATCGGGCGGCAGCACCAGATCGACGTCACCGGTCTCGACGGCGCTCTTGGGCATGCCGTCAAATTTTGCGGATGAACCATCCTGGGCGACGACCAGTCCTCCCGCTTCGTGAATGTCGCGAATACCGCGCGAACCATCGCTACCGGTGCCCGAGAGAATGACTCCAATGGAGCGCGGACCGCAATCTTGCGCCAGCGAGCGAAAGAAGATGTCGATCGGCAGGTTGAGTCCCGAGTTCGGCTCTTTATCGCTCAGCAGCAATTTGCCGTTGGCGATGATCATTTCTTTCTTCGGCGGAATCAGGTAGATCGAGTTCGGTTCGACCTCGATGCCGTGGGTGACCCGGTGGATCGGAATCTGGGTCTGCCGCGCCAGCAGTTCGTCCATCACGCTCTTGAAATCGGGAGAGAGATGCTGCACGACGATAAACGCCATGCCCGAGTCGAGCGGCATGTTGGTGAAGAAGTATTCCAGCGATTCCAATCCCCCCGCCGATGCTCCTAAACCGACGATGGGGAATTGCGGCTGCGCAAGATCCGCAGGTGCGGGACCCTCCGCCTCTTCGGCGGCGGAAAATAGATTTTCGTCCTTGTCCGAGTCTGACGACTCTAAGGGGTTTGGTGAATCGACCATGGCCCGTCTCCCTCAGCGGTTGTGCCGCGCCCCGGCAGGAGTCGCTGGCGATTGGTTAGCTTGATTGCTCTCCTCAACTATTTTTCCATCCATCCTTCAGGCAACCTTCGTGCCGCTATGCGAAAAGTTGCGATCGGCTCCCCCCTTTCGACTCTGAGGATGAGTTAAGGCGAGAATTCCGGCACACACGAGCTAGGTTCGACCCCAAACCACTTCCGCAGTCGGGGAGATTCGATACTCTCGAGTCACAAAAGCTGTCTCCGCCCGGGTGCGTTCGACCGGGCGCGCATAACGAGGAAGTGCTGCGGTCATCCCGGATGATCGACGAACGACCAGCGGACACAGCCAGGATTGCCAGTAAAGGGGAGGCAATTCCCCTTACGGTATAGATACCTGGGCCGGATTGACCAGCTAGCAGTCCGTTGATTTTCTCGACGGACTGCGTGATCGCAGGGATGCGATCCCAAAATAGCGACGTAAGTCGTTATTTTGCGAGCCGCGAAGAGCTACGCTCTGAGCCTGGCGAGGTTGGAAGATGCCACGATGGCATTTTCCAATAGGCAGCTAGGCGGCGATGATTTGGCGCTGGGCCCGAGCTTGCAGCCAAAACTGGACTGCCGGCAACAGCGAGTCAAAGCGGCCGACCAGCGAGGGAACGGCGGCGGGAAGCTGACTTTCGGTCTCTCGGCCATAGCCGGTGCGGACCAGCATCGTCTGGCATTCGGCCAGCGGGCCCAGTCCCAGATCAGACGCCTTATCGCCGATCATCACGCTTTCGCGAAGATCCATGCCAAACTCAGCCGCCGCGGCGAACAGCATTCCGGCCCGCGGCTTGCGGCACTCGCAGTTGTGCCGATATTGGGCGCTGGCCGATTTCGGATGGTGCGGGCAGTAGTAGTAGGCGTCGATCGACGCCTCTTGCTCGGCCAACAACTGATCCAGGCGATCATGCACCTCGGCGATCCGAGACTCGGGAAACATCCCTCGGGCGACGCCAGATTGGTTGGTGACGACGATCACCGGCACCTTGGCCTGGTTGGCGGCGGCGATGGCGGCGGCGGCGCCCGGCAGCAGTTCCAGCTGTCCCGGGTCTGAGAGATATTCGCGTTCGACATTGATGGTGCCGTCGCGATCTAGAAACAGGGCGCCGCCAGCGGTGTGCATCTCGCTCTCTCGGGGGAAAATGGAGTTGGTGATATGTTGCGGTTTTAGCAGCTAGTCCCCCAAATTCCCAAGACCAATCGAACCGGTAAATTAGGAGCATTTCGGGGTGAGTTCGCGAGAGAACCGCTGTTGCTGTTCCCCCTAGAACGTGTAGGATTCAACGAGGAATCCCACAATCCCTATTCCGCCACTACTGAGAGTTACGATGCTCGATCGACCGGAAGTTCCTGTCGCTGATGAACCAAAGACTTGGCGCGACGCCTGGTTCGACCGAGATTTGAGCTGGCTCGAATTCAATCGCCGCGTGTTGCAGCAAGCGCTCGACGATCGGACGCCGCTGTTGGAGCGGGTCAAGTTTCTGGCGATCTTCACGTCGAACTTGGACGAGTTCTTCATGAAACGGCTCGCCCTATTGCGAACGCGCAAGCGGGCCGAACTATCGCATTCGATCGGCGCTCCGGCGACCGAACTTCACCTGCAGGCGCTGCGGCAGGCGGTCGATGAAATGTACGCCCAGCAAGGCGAAGCGTACGACAACGCGATCTTGCCGCAGCTGGCCGGGAACGGCATTCACCTGTTGCAGTGGGAAGACTTGACCGAAGCGCAGCGCGAGCGGGCGCACGAGTTCTTTACCCGCAACGTCTACCCGGCGCTCACACCGCTGGCGCTCGATCCGGGGCATCCCTTCCCCTACATGTCGAACCTGTCGATCTCGCTCGGCTTCGTGTTGCGGGTGCCTGATTCGGAAGAGAATCTGTTCGCGCGGGTCAAAGTGCCGAACATCCTGCCGCAGTGGATCGCGCTGGAAGACGAGGACAAGTCGAAGTGGTTCTATCTCGGCTTGAAGGATCTGATTCACCACAACGCCGAGACCCTCTTTCCCGGCATGATGATCGTCGACTCGACGGCGTTTCGGATTACGCGGAACGCCGAAGTCGAACTCGACGATGATGATGATATGGAGAGCCTCCGCACCGTCGTCGCCGAAGAATTGCGACAGCGTAAGTTCCAGCCGGTCGTCCGCTTGGAGATTGAAAACAACCCGAACCCGTGGGTTCGCGGGCTGCTGATGCGGCAGTTTGAGCTGACCGAAGATGACGTCTACGAACTGCCGTCGGAGCTTGACTATTCGGGCCTGATGCCGATCGCCAGTCTTGATATTAAGGGTCTGCGCGACGAGCCGTGGAATCCGGTGATCCCGAACGCGTTGCTCGACGACGAGGCCGATATTTTCTCGGTCATCAAGGCGGGCGATCTGCTGGTGCATCACCCATACGACAGCTTTGACGCAACGGTCGAAAACTTCATTCGCCGTGCGGCCCGCGATCCGAAAGTGGTCGCCATCAAGATGACGGTGTATCGGGTCGGCGACGACACGCCGTTCGTCCGTTCATTGATTCAAGCGGCCGAGTCAGGCAAGCAGGTCGCCTGTCTGATCGAGCTGAAGGCCCGGTTTGACGAAGAGCGGAATCTGCACTGGGCCAAGGAACTGGAGAAGATCGGCGCCCATGTCGTCTATGGTGTGCTCGGCTTAAAGACGCATACCAAGATCGCGCTGGTCGTAAGAAAAGAAGCGGACGGCCTGCGCTGTTACGCCCACATCGGCACCGGCAACTACCACGTCAAAACGGCCCGCGTCTATACCGACATCGGCCTGTTCACCTGCGATCCGGTGATCTGCAATGACGTGGTGAACCTGTTCCACATGCTGACCGGGCGCTCGCGCTCGCCGTCGTTCGACAAGTTGTTGGTCGCGCCGATCAACATGCGGGAGAAGTTCCTGCAAATGGTGCAGCGCGAAATCGACAATCATCAACAAGGCTTACCCGCCCTGATCGTCGCCAAGTTCAACGCGATGGAAGATCCGGAGTTGTGTCGCGCGATTGTCGAAGCGTCGCAGGCCGGCGTGCATGTCGAGTTGATCGTCCGCGGGTTCGCCTGTTTGCGCCCCGGAGTCGAAGGGGTGACCGACAACGTCCGGCTCCGTTCGATCGTCGGCCGGTTCCTGGAGCATTCGCGGATCTACTACTTCGCCAACGGCGCCGAAACGCCGCTCGACGGCGAGTACTACATCGGCTCGGCCGACTGGATGTCGCGGAATCTCTCGAAACGGGTCGAAGCGATCGTCCCGATCGAGGCGCGTCCGCTGAAAGAGCGACTGTGGGAGATCCTCGACATCTGCCTGAAGGATCGTCGCCAGGCCTGGATGATGCAGGCCGACGGCTCTTACCAAATGCTGACGCCGACCGATGACGACCCAGAAGTCTCGCAACTGGGAACCCATTCGGCCTTGATGGCGCTGACGTTGCATCGGGCGAAAGATCGTCTGGCGTAAGCTGTTGAGCTAGATCCAATTTCGCTGCAAAGCGCATTTAAGTGCGCTCTGGGTTAATATTCTCGTCTTTTGCGCATTGTCGTGCGCTTTTTGTATTTCGCGTTCGTTATTGCGCATTATGCTGGATAGTGAGGTCTAAAGCGCAAAAACGAGCATGTTATGACGTCTACCACCAAAAGTGACGACGAGATCCTTCGCGAGCTAGGGGATCGGCTGCGTCGAGAACGCCTGAACCGTAACCTGACCCAGGCACACCTGGCCGCGGAGGCGGGCATCGCTCGTCGCACCTTGCAGAAGGCGGAAGAGGGGGAGGTCACCACACTGGCGACCATGGTTGCGATCCTGCGCGGCTTGGGCCTGCTGTCGCAACTCGAAAATCTCTTGCCCGAGCAAACGCTTAGCCCGGTTCAGTTGGCTCGAATGCAGGGACGCGAGCGGCGGCGCGCATCGCAGTCGAAGAAGAAGGGCCAAGATTTTGGCAGCTGGACCTGGGGAGAGTAGTCGATGCCGATAGACGTCGCGACGGTTCGCCTGTGGGGGAGTGAGATTGGCGCTGTGGCGTGGAATGCCGATCGTGACGTCGCGACGTTTGAATATATGCCGGCATTTCAGGAAAGTGGGATCGAGCTCGCTCCGTTCATGATGCCCCTGGGGCCTGCGATTCACAGCTTTCCGAACCTGGCTGCGGAAACCTTCTATGGTTTGCCCGGAATGCTGGCAGACGCCTTGCCGGACAAGTTCGGGAACCTGTTGATTGACGCGTGGTTGCAGCGCTCGGGGCGAAGCAGCGAGAGCTTTTCTCCGGTCGAACGACTTTGCTACATGGGAAGACGCAGCATGGGGGCGCTGGAGTTTGAACCGGCCCTGCGCCAGCGACCGGACAAGTCGGAGGCGATTGACGTAGCGCAGCTGGTCAAGCTGGCCGCGGATGCACTGGCGCAAAAGGAAAGTCTCCAGTCGCGGTTTAGCGGGGAAGCGAAAGGGGACGTCGCTGCGATGCAGGAAATCCTCCGGGTCGGCACATCGGCCGGCGGCGCTCGCGCGAAGGCGGTAATCGCTTGGAATGAAGCGACCGGCGAAGTCCGCTCCGGACAAGTTGAGGCCCCGTCAGGGTTTGGTTATTGGCTGCTCAAGTTCGACGGCGTCGCTGGGAACCGAGACAAAGAGCTGGAAGATCCGCGCGGGTACGGCCTGATTGAGTTCGCGTATTACCAGATGGCGGTCGCCGCGGGGATTGAGATGAGCCCATGTCGAATCTTTTGCGAGAATGGACGCAACCATTTCATGACCAAACGGTTCGACCGTACCGACGATGGTGAGAAAGTCTTCATGCAGTCGCTATGTGCGCTCGGGCATTTTGACTTCAACCAGGCGGGAGCGCACAGCTATGAACAGGCGATTGAAATTGCCGAACGCCTCGGCGTCGGTCGAGCGGAAAGAGAGCAACTCTTTCGCCGGTCCGTTTTCAATATTCTGGCCCGCAACCAGGATGACCATACCAAGAACATTGCATTCTTGATGGACAAAGGCGGACAGTGGCGGTTGTCGCCAGCGTTTGACGTGACATACAGCTACAACCCTGACGGTCCCTGGACGAGTCAGCATCAGATGACGCTCCAGGGAAAACGCAAGGAGTTTACGATCGCCGACTTTGAGGCCACGGCGGCGCGTTTTCGCTTGTTTCGGGGAAAGCGATTGCGGGAGCTGCTTTACTCCGTCGATGAGGCGATCGGGAATTGGAAAGAGTTTGGCGCCCAAGCGGGACTGTCGACCAAGGCGATCGACGAAATTGCCGCCAACCATCGCCGCGTCGACCAGATGCCTAAGGCGTAGCGATTTTCGAACAAACGAGGAGCTGCGCGGCCAGGGACAAGTCGCTCACCTGCAATGATAGCGGACGCTCGATCCAAAAATTTGAACCGATAACGGCGTGATCGCGTAAGATTTATCGTGCGCAAACCGATCCGATTTTCCCCATAATCTTCCGCCCAAGTGGGAGTCAGCTATGCCGAAAACTTGTTTTTCCGCCGGCTCGCTCATTCCAGGCGTGCTGGTATTTTCTGTGTGGGCCGTGTGCGGCTCGCTGCTGTTCGCTCAACAACCGATGACGCCGCTAGCGACATCGCCAGCGACCAATCCGCCGATGTCGGGACAGTGGCGATCGCCGGATAGCAATCCGCGGGTCAGCGACGCCCGGCCGATGCAACATTTGCGGCCGACTGCTAGCAGCGATCTCGGGCTGACCCCCGATGAGCAGCGCAACATCTACGTCTACGACAAAGGGAACCGCAGCGTCTGCCACATCATGACCCGCAGCGTCCAGCGCGACACGGTGTTTGGCTTGATGATGACCGAGACCCCGTCAGAAGGCTCTGGATCAGGTTCGGTGCTCGACAAGCAGGGGCATATCCTGACCAATTACCATGTGATCGAAGGGGCGAATGAGATCGACGTCACGCTGTTCAATGCCGAGAGCTACCCGGCCGAACTGGTGGGGCAAGATCCGGTCAATGACATCGCCGTGCTGAAGATTGACGCGCCGGCCGATTTGCTGGTTCCGGTCGAGCTGGGCGATTCCTCGAATCTGCGCGTCGGCCAAAAGGCGTTCGCCATCGGCAATCCGTTTGGTCTGGAACGGACGATGACGATTGGGATTATTTCGAGCTTGAATCGGATGCTTCCTTCCCGCAGCGGGCGGACCATGAAAGCGATCATCCAGATCGACGCGGCGCTGAACCGGGGAAATTCTGGCGGGCCGCTGTTTGATAGCAACGGCTGGTTGATCGGCATGAACACGGCGATCGCCAGTCGGACCGGGCAAAACACCGGGGTGGGATTCGCGATTCCGGTCGCCACGATTCGCCGCGTCGCCCCGCAATTGATCGCCGAAGGAAAAATCACGCGACCTGATTTAGGCGTTTCGCGGGTCTATCTGACCGACGATGGGCTCGGCATCGCATCACTCGTTCAAGGGGGGCCGGCCGAGAAAGCTGGCCTGCAGGGATTTCAACTGGTTCGCCAGCAGGTGCGGCGGGGACCGTATGTCTACGAAGAGACGCGCGTCGATCGGAGCAAAGCGGACGTAATTACCGCAGTCGATGGCGCCGCGATTCGTTCGGCCGATGACCTGTTGACCGCGATCGAGCGGAAAAATCCTGGGGAAGTCGTCAATCTGAGCGTTTTACGCGAGGGAAAGAAAGTGGACGTTCCGGTCACGTTGGGCGTCGGAGACTGACGCTTTGCGCCCCATTCTTACGAACGTGCTAAACTGGACTGCACTTAGAGCGATCTCGCGCCTAAGATGATGATGGCGCCGCCGATGGTAACGATTGTTCCGGCGGCGCGACCTCCAGTGGCAGAAGCACGTTACGGACTATGGGAATTTACGACCGCGAGTATTATCAGGACGAACCGCGCTCGCTCTCTTTCCGTTCGGGCGGGCGCTCGGTCGTCAACACGTTGGTGATCATCAACGTGATCGTCTTTTTCGTCGACTGGCTGGTTTTCAAAGGCAAACTGGCCGGAATCTTCGAGCCCGACGTCGGCTATGTCGGCGGCTGGGGGGCGGTGCATACGCAAACGTTGCTGCAACCCTGGATGTGGTGGCAGTTTGTGACGTACGGCTTTATTCATAGCCCGACCGATATCTGGCACATCATCGGCAACATGTTCGTGTTGTGGATGTTCGGCCGCCAGATCGAAGATCGCTACGGCGGCGCCGAGTTTCTCCGGATCTACTTGCTAAGCATCGTCCTGGGAGGCGTCTTCTGGTCCGCCATCGCGCTTGCGACCGGTTCGCCGGGGACGGTTGTCGGCGCATCGGGCGCCGTGACGACGGTGTTGATCCTGTTTATCTGCAACTTCCCCCGCGTCACGATCTATATCAACTTCCTCTTCCCGGTTCCGGCTTGGGTGTTGGGAGTGATCATGATCGGCTTTAACGTCATGGGCGCTTTCGCGCCGGGGCAAAGCAACGTGGCGTTTACCGTTCACCTGGCCGGCGCGGCGCTTGGCCTGGCTTACTTCTACGGCGGTTGGAATTTCAGCTACCTCACCTTTGGCGACTTGCCTGATCGACTGCGCAAGTCGATGAAACGGAAGCCCAACCTGAAGGTCCATTCGCCCCCCGACGACGATCCGTACGGCGACTCGAACGACGAAGCGGAGCGGATTCTGGACAAGATTCGCGAACAGGGGATGGATAGCATCACCGCCGCCGAAAAGAAGAAGCTGGAAGCGTACAGCCGGCGGATGAAGCAAAAGCATAGCTAGGCGAAGCCAACGCAATCGCGGCAAGGAGGCCGTCGTGACGAAACAAACCGACCGTCTGCAGTACATGCGAAGCCTGGCGGCAGGCAATCCGCCGACCAAGCCGACGCGCTCTTACCTGCTGCCGATCGTTGGTCTGGTGATCTTGAGCCTGGGCGCGGGCTTCTACTTCTTTCCGCCCGATGGCAACTTCCCCAAGCTAAGCGTCGCCGGCCTGACCGGTTCGCAGCCAGAACCGATTGTTGAACCGGGTGAAATCGATCTCGCGGACGCCGACGGCATGATCGCCATCCCCGGCGGGCAGTTCTTGCTCGGTAACGCCAGCGGCCCTGTCGATATGCAGCCGGTCGTGAAGATCACCATCTCGCCGCTACGTGTCGACCAGCACGAGGTGACCAACGCGCAGTTCGCCAAGTTTGTCGAAGCGACCCGGTATTTGACCGACGCCGAACGACGCGGGCGATCATGGGTCTTTGACGCCAAGACGGGCGAGTCGTCGATTGTCGATGGGGCCGAGTGGCGACATCCAACCGGTCCCGACAGCACGATCATCGGTCGCGAGAACTTTCCGGTGTTGCAGGTCTCGTGGTACGACGCGCGGGCGTACGCCGAATGGGCCGGCAAACGTCTGCCGACCGAAGCCGAGTGGGAGTTTGCTGCCCGGGGCGGAAAGATCGACGGCGACTATCCGGCGCAAGACGCCGACGGAAAAGTGGGTAACGTCTGGCAAGGACGCTTCCCGTTCGCCGATGCGGCCAGCGATGGCTATGGCGACCTGGCGCCGGTCGGCAAGTTCGTCCCCAACGGCTACGGACTGCACGACATGATCGGCAACGCCGCCGAATGGTGCAGCGACTACTACGCCGAAGACGCCTATCAGCTGGCCGATCTCGCCGATCCGGTTGGACCCGGCGAAGGAGAAGAACG from Blastopirellula retiformator encodes:
- the ppk1 gene encoding polyphosphate kinase 1; translation: MLDRPEVPVADEPKTWRDAWFDRDLSWLEFNRRVLQQALDDRTPLLERVKFLAIFTSNLDEFFMKRLALLRTRKRAELSHSIGAPATELHLQALRQAVDEMYAQQGEAYDNAILPQLAGNGIHLLQWEDLTEAQRERAHEFFTRNVYPALTPLALDPGHPFPYMSNLSISLGFVLRVPDSEENLFARVKVPNILPQWIALEDEDKSKWFYLGLKDLIHHNAETLFPGMMIVDSTAFRITRNAEVELDDDDDMESLRTVVAEELRQRKFQPVVRLEIENNPNPWVRGLLMRQFELTEDDVYELPSELDYSGLMPIASLDIKGLRDEPWNPVIPNALLDDEADIFSVIKAGDLLVHHPYDSFDATVENFIRRAARDPKVVAIKMTVYRVGDDTPFVRSLIQAAESGKQVACLIELKARFDEERNLHWAKELEKIGAHVVYGVLGLKTHTKIALVVRKEADGLRCYAHIGTGNYHVKTARVYTDIGLFTCDPVICNDVVNLFHMLTGRSRSPSFDKLLVAPINMREKFLQMVQREIDNHQQGLPALIVAKFNAMEDPELCRAIVEASQAGVHVELIVRGFACLRPGVEGVTDNVRLRSIVGRFLEHSRIYYFANGAETPLDGEYYIGSADWMSRNLSKRVEAIVPIEARPLKERLWEILDICLKDRRQAWMMQADGSYQMLTPTDDDPEVSQLGTHSALMALTLHRAKDRLA
- a CDS encoding formylglycine-generating enzyme family protein produces the protein MTKQTDRLQYMRSLAAGNPPTKPTRSYLLPIVGLVILSLGAGFYFFPPDGNFPKLSVAGLTGSQPEPIVEPGEIDLADADGMIAIPGGQFLLGNASGPVDMQPVVKITISPLRVDQHEVTNAQFAKFVEATRYLTDAERRGRSWVFDAKTGESSIVDGAEWRHPTGPDSTIIGRENFPVLQVSWYDARAYAEWAGKRLPTEAEWEFAARGGKIDGDYPAQDADGKVGNVWQGRFPFADAASDGYGDLAPVGKFVPNGYGLHDMIGNAAEWCSDYYAEDAYQLADLADPVGPGEGEERVIRGGSWLSQEQEGVSEAMVWYRSHAAPRSPNNFTGFRCVR
- a CDS encoding type II toxin-antitoxin system HipA family toxin; its protein translation is MPIDVATVRLWGSEIGAVAWNADRDVATFEYMPAFQESGIELAPFMMPLGPAIHSFPNLAAETFYGLPGMLADALPDKFGNLLIDAWLQRSGRSSESFSPVERLCYMGRRSMGALEFEPALRQRPDKSEAIDVAQLVKLAADALAQKESLQSRFSGEAKGDVAAMQEILRVGTSAGGARAKAVIAWNEATGEVRSGQVEAPSGFGYWLLKFDGVAGNRDKELEDPRGYGLIEFAYYQMAVAAGIEMSPCRIFCENGRNHFMTKRFDRTDDGEKVFMQSLCALGHFDFNQAGAHSYEQAIEIAERLGVGRAEREQLFRRSVFNILARNQDDHTKNIAFLMDKGGQWRLSPAFDVTYSYNPDGPWTSQHQMTLQGKRKEFTIADFEATAARFRLFRGKRLRELLYSVDEAIGNWKEFGAQAGLSTKAIDEIAANHRRVDQMPKA
- a CDS encoding chemotaxis protein CheB; translation: MVDSPNPLESSDSDKDENLFSAAEEAEGPAPADLAQPQFPIVGLGASAGGLESLEYFFTNMPLDSGMAFIVVQHLSPDFKSVMDELLARQTQIPIHRVTHGIEVEPNSIYLIPPKKEMIIANGKLLLSDKEPNSGLNLPIDIFFRSLAQDCGPRSIGVILSGTGSDGSRGIRDIHEAGGLVVAQDGSSAKFDGMPKSAVETGDVDLVLPPDRIPAAIVSYVQRHGVIDPDFDAANNPALLEGFDAIFQLLRTNYDINFSFYKRTTVARRVQRRLVMNQITDLDEYVERLRNDSGELNRLYKDLLIGVTKFFRDGDAFERLKSEVLPPLIDKVSTDGELRVWVAGCATGEEAYSLAILIQEIADQRNRPLNVKIFATDVHRTSLEFASAGVYTESSVSEVPSSRLERFFTRVKNGFRVSQDLRQMIVFAPHNVIKDAPFTKIDLITCRNMLIYLEPLAQKKAVSLFHFALNTGGVMMMGPSETPGELAEEFTAIDERWKVFRKRRDKRLPPDMRLPLSAGYRRPPGATNFSAPTLAPPDGPLLRAYDDLLKDYAPASLLVNDHRELVQSFGGGSEYMKLRDGRPSRDFLDLLLPDLRIPVSTAMQQAAKKQAPVRFRALQIEEGEQRRLVNLTVKPLQDRQSGGEFYLLKFEPVESVSGGGDEEPDDSVGLDEASRDQIAALEGELSYAKENLQATVEEMETSNEELQATNEELVASNEELQSTNEELHSVNEELYTVNAEYQKKIAELSEITADLDSLLHSTELGVIFLDRDLCIRKFTPTIGDVFHLVPADVGRRIDSFSHSIRYSHLIEDLRSVLDTGEMIEQEVKSGQSQTSLMRILPYRPKSVIEGVILTLIDVSRLKRIEAESRDMSKVFTDAADPIIIEDLEGRVTDLNAEAERVYRFQRSELLGKSFELLVPEEERARARELRQRCLREGGLRNAETVKQNRNGDAFPVLLTLSILTDEEGQPRAIASTAKDITDRVRAEKSAQIAANNRDQFLAMLSHELRNPLGATLTATYVLDLEPNLSPNVREVCDVIQRQTLQAARLLDDLLDVARVTRGKIEIRPQIVELRTLTDDVVQAVDPLIQARRHNLIIDVPDTPVLVKGDPTRLLQIQENLLANAARYTPPEGELRFSLSVEDGEAVNRIQDNGSGIPPHMLERIFELFVQSDDTLDRTDGGMGLGLTLVKTLTELHGGRVTANSDGPGQGSEFVVRLPLLSDDAAPTTNGNGKPTSAHRRRRIVLVEDNQDCREMLEAMLRLDGHEVRTAKDGRQGLDLILHQRPDVAIVDIGLPQLTGYQVARGVRKELGSSIYLIALTGYGRNEDRQAVYDAGFDKHLVKPLKPAEMTRALNEMSD
- a CDS encoding helix-turn-helix domain-containing protein → MTSTTKSDDEILRELGDRLRRERLNRNLTQAHLAAEAGIARRTLQKAEEGEVTTLATMVAILRGLGLLSQLENLLPEQTLSPVQLARMQGRERRRASQSKKKGQDFGSWTWGE
- a CDS encoding D-glycero-alpha-D-manno-heptose-1,7-bisphosphate 7-phosphatase translates to MHTAGGALFLDRDGTINVEREYLSDPGQLELLPGAAAAIAAANQAKVPVIVVTNQSGVARGMFPESRIAEVHDRLDQLLAEQEASIDAYYYCPHHPKSASAQYRHNCECRKPRAGMLFAAAAEFGMDLRESVMIGDKASDLGLGPLAECQTMLVRTGYGRETESQLPAAVPSLVGRFDSLLPAVQFWLQARAQRQIIAA
- a CDS encoding S1C family serine protease, whose translation is MPKTCFSAGSLIPGVLVFSVWAVCGSLLFAQQPMTPLATSPATNPPMSGQWRSPDSNPRVSDARPMQHLRPTASSDLGLTPDEQRNIYVYDKGNRSVCHIMTRSVQRDTVFGLMMTETPSEGSGSGSVLDKQGHILTNYHVIEGANEIDVTLFNAESYPAELVGQDPVNDIAVLKIDAPADLLVPVELGDSSNLRVGQKAFAIGNPFGLERTMTIGIISSLNRMLPSRSGRTMKAIIQIDAALNRGNSGGPLFDSNGWLIGMNTAIASRTGQNTGVGFAIPVATIRRVAPQLIAEGKITRPDLGVSRVYLTDDGLGIASLVQGGPAEKAGLQGFQLVRQQVRRGPYVYEETRVDRSKADVITAVDGAAIRSADDLLTAIERKNPGEVVNLSVLREGKKVDVPVTLGVGD
- a CDS encoding rhomboid family intramembrane serine protease, whose product is MGIYDREYYQDEPRSLSFRSGGRSVVNTLVIINVIVFFVDWLVFKGKLAGIFEPDVGYVGGWGAVHTQTLLQPWMWWQFVTYGFIHSPTDIWHIIGNMFVLWMFGRQIEDRYGGAEFLRIYLLSIVLGGVFWSAIALATGSPGTVVGASGAVTTVLILFICNFPRVTIYINFLFPVPAWVLGVIMIGFNVMGAFAPGQSNVAFTVHLAGAALGLAYFYGGWNFSYLTFGDLPDRLRKSMKRKPNLKVHSPPDDDPYGDSNDEAERILDKIREQGMDSITAAEKKKLEAYSRRMKQKHS